TGCCTATCTCTTTACCGGTCCCGAGGGCTCAGGCAAGGAGAGCGTGGCGTTTGAACTCGCCAAAATTCTCAACTGCCGGAGCTCCGGCAACCTTTCGGGCGAAGGCTCGTGCGGCGAATGCGAAAGCTGCCGCCAGACCGACCTGCTCATGCACCCCAACATCGAGTACCTCTTCCCCGTCGAAGCAGCCCTGCTCGAAACCATCGATCCGTCGAAAAAAGAGAACAAGAAGCTCACCGAAGCTCGGGAGCGCTACGAGGCGCTGCTCGACGAAAAGCGAAAAAATCCATTCTTCACGCCCGCTATGGAGCGTTCGATGGGCATCCTGACCGAGCAGGTGGTGATGTTGCAACAGAAGGCCTCGCTCGCCCCGCGCGACGGCGGCAAAAAGGTGTTCATCATCTCACAGGCCGAGCGACTCCACCCGACCGCGGCCAACAAGCTCCTCAAGCTGCTCGAAGAGCCACCGGCGCACGTCGTGTTCATTCTCGTCTCGTCGCGGCCCGAATCGGTGCTGCCAACGATCCGCTCGCGCTGTCAGCTCCTGAACTTCGCCCGCCCGCGCCCGGCGGAGATCGAGGCGTGGATCGCCCGACGCGCTCCGCAGCTGGACAAAACCGAACGCCACTTCATCGTGAGCCTCTCACGCGGCAACCTTTGCAGCGCGCTTGAACTGATCGAAGCCGAAACCGGCGAAGGAGCTGCCCCGGCGGTGGTCGGCATCCGCAACAAAGCCATCGACTACCTCCGCAACATCCTCGTGCCTGCGAAGTTCCACGAAGCCATCGGCACGTGCGAAGAGCTGGCCAAAAGCTCCACGCGCACAGAACAGCTCATCTTCCTCGACGCCTTGCTGCTCTTCTTCCAGGACGTCACCCGCCGAAGCATCGACCACGCCTTTCCGGAGCTCAACAACCCCGACATCGCGGCAAACACCGACCGCTTCGTCAAAGCCTTCCCAAACCGCGACCTCTACCGTGCCTCAACGGCCATCGAAGAAGCCATGCGCTCCATCAACCGCAACGCCAGCGTGCTCTTGGTGATGGCCGGTTTAACGGCGGAGTTAAGAGGAATTTTGCAGGGGAAAAGGTAAGAGAATAGGACTGAAAGGACGGAAGGAACAGCAAGGCATAATAGAGCTGACACTCAGAAACATCATCTTTACTTCTTCCTATCAAACCCATACGTCCCATTTCTCTGACGGGCAGCCGATCGGCCTGGCAAGGCTACTTGCTGCTACCCGTCATCGCATCCAGCCAGGCAAGATATTCAGGCGATCCGCCGGTAATTGGCAGTTGAATGATCTCCGGGACGTCGTAAGGGTGGTATTCCTGAATGTAGCTTTCGAGGGCGTCGTATCGTTTCTTTGTCGTTTTGATGAAAAGCGAGACTTCGTCGTCGTTTTGCATCTCGCCATCCCAGAAAAAGAAGCTACGAATGTCGGACAAATGAACGCAGGCCGCAAGGCAGTTTTCGAGAATACCTTGCGCCAGCTTTTCAGCCTCCTCACGGCTTGGGGCCGTCGTAATGACCATGCAATAGCCGCCGGATTTTGATTCGCTCATAATTCACCACGCAATTAAAGTTCGATAAGCTCCTTGGTAAACCGCTGCAACGGTTCCGCGCCGTTGGGGCCGAGGGCTACCATGTCTTCGATGCGCACGCCGAAGCGGCCCGGAAGGTAGATGCCCGGTTCGATGGTGAAAAGCGTGCCTTCGCGGAGTGTGCCGGTAGAGGCTGTGCCGACACGCGGGGCTTCGTGCACTTCGACGCCAACACCGTGGCCAAGGCCATGACCGAACGCTTCGCCGTAGCCTGCAGCGGCGATGAAGTTACGCACCTCAGCATCGAGGTCGCGGGCGGCCATTCCGGCTTTCGCTGCGTCGATACCAAGCTGCTGCGCCTCCTGCACAATGCGATAGACCGTCCGCTGCTCCTCGGAAACCTTGCCGAAGGCGACTGTGCGAGTCTGGTCTGAGGCGTAGCCATCGACAATGCAGCCCATGTCGATAACGATCAGGGCCCCCGGCTCGAAGGCAACTGCGGTCGGCTTGGCGTGCGGCATCGCACCACGGATGCCTCCAGCCACAATGGGGTCGAACGAGTCCTTCTCCGCACCGAGCTTGCGGTGGCGATAGGTAATTTCAGCAGCGATGTCGATTTCGGTGACGCCGGGGCCGATCATGCCGATCACCGCTTCGAGCACGGTTTCGCTGAGGGCGACAGCGCGACGCATCCGGTCGAGCTCCTCGATGTCTTTGATCTCGCGAAACTCGTCGAAAAATGACGAAACGGGCGTAAACTCACGGTTACCCATCTTCTCCGAAAGCTGCTGCTGCTCGTGCCAGGTAACGTGGTCGGCCTGCAACGCCATGCGATCTCCGAGCCGGAACAAACCTGACGCCAGCTCGACCGGAAGCGGGTCTTTGAGAATCACCGTAGCAATGCCACTCGTCTCCTGACGAACCTGCTCCTGATACCGGAAATCGGTAAAAAGCACGGAGGTTGAATCTCCGGCGAAGAGCAGTTTGGCGTTGGAACCACTGAAACCGGTCAGCCAGCGAATGGTCGCCAGATCGGTCACCAGAAGAGAGTCCAGGCCGGCAGCGGCCATTTTTCTGAAAATTTTAGCGCGCAGGCTACTGCGATAGGTATGAAGAAGGTCTTGCGACATGAATCGGAAAACAGAATGAAAAAATCGCGTCAGCCGCCACGAAACGCTCATCTGCTTTGTGCAAAAGGGCTTTTGTTGCTAAAGGGGCCGACAGTTAGTATAATGTAAGCGAATAATTTCTTCATTTCGACCCCGCTTTGCATCACTACTATGCGTCAACAGGAGATTCTTCAGAAGCTGCTGGAGGGCCACGACCTTTCCCGGCAGGAGATGGAAACGTGCATGAACTCAATCATGGAAAACCGGTTCACCGATGCCGGCACCGGAGCCATACTGGCGCTGTTGCAGAAAAAGGGAGCCACTCCCGCCGAGGTAATCGGGGCCTGTGCAAGCATCGTATCGAAATCCACACCGGTCACGCTCGACCAGCAGGCTGTCGATACCTGCGGCACGGGCGGCGATCACACGGGCACCTTCAATATTTCGACCGCCGCAGCCTTTATCGCCTGCGGCGCGGGTATTCCTATTGCCAAACACGGCAACCGCTCGATCACCAGCAAGTGCGGCAGTGCCGATGTGCTCGAAGCACTCGGCTACCAGGTCGATCTGCCGCCCTGCGCCACCGAGGAGCTGTTCCGCGAAACCGGCTTCGCCTTCCTCTTCGCCCCGCTTTACCATCCTTCAATGAAGGCCGTGGCGGCCATCCGCAAGGAGCTTGGCATCAAGACAATCTTCAACATGCTCGGCCCGATCATCAATCCGGCAGGGGTGCGGCGGCAACTCATTGGGGTGTTCGACCCTTCGGTGATGGATATTTACGCCGAGGTGCTCCTGCTCAACGGTTGCGAACACGCCATGCTCGTCCACGGCAGCACGGGCAACAGCATGGGCCTCGACGAACCGAGCGTCTGCGGGCCAACCTCGATGATCGAGCTGCATCAGGGACAGATTATCCGCCACACCGTCGAGCCGGAAGATTTCGGCCTCGGCAGGTGGGATATCGGCGAGCTCGCCGGAGGCGACAGCCACGTCAACGCGCAGATCATCCGCGAGATCCTCGACGGTTCGGCACCGCAGGCCAAAATCGACGCCGCACTGTTCGCCTCGGCCATCACCTGCTACGTTTCGGGCAAAGCCTCCTGCATCGACGAGGGCATGAGCCTGTCCAAAGGAAGCCTCGAAACCTGTGAAGCGCTGGACAAGATGAACCTGATTATTAAAACGAACCAGCGGCTTGCGCAGAAATGCGCTTCGGCAACAAACTAACGGGTTTCTGAATACCCTTACAATTTGCTGGAAAACATGTATTATATTTGCTGTCTGTTTCCAGCCGAAGTAAGAATCTGTACATCATGAACGGAAGCGATACGCTCAATCCTGAACTGCAACTGAACATCGACGAAAAGCTGCATCAGTCGGGGATCAGCCAGTCCAGGCAGAAAATCATCCGGCAGGCCCTTGAAAATGTCAACCGGCCTGGATTCCGTATCGAGCCCTCCGCGATCCTGCCGCTCATGAAGCCTGTCACCTGGTTCCCTCCAATGTGGGCCTTCGCCTGCGGCGTGGTCTCGACGGGCGAAAGCGTCACGGACAACATCTCGATCCTGGTCAGAGGCGTGATCCTCGCCGGACCGCTGATGTGCGCCATGTCGCAGACAATGAACGACTATTTTGACCGCGAGGTCGATGCGATCAACGAACCCGAGCGTCCGATTCCGTCTGGCAAAATCTCCAAGCAGGCAAGCTGGCTCATCACCTTCGGGCTTATTCTTACCGGTTTTGCGGTTGCCCTGTCGATTCATCCCTATGTGATGGCCATCGCTTTTGTCGGCGTCCTGATGTCGCATGCCTACTCCGGCCCACCCATCCGGGCCAAGCGCAACGGCTGGTTCGGCAACCTGATTGTCGGCCTGGCTTACGAGGGCGTGGCCTGGCTTACCGGCAGCTTTGCGATCACGCAGGGCGTGCCGTCGAAGGAGTCCATCGCCCTTGCCATCATCTTCTCGCTCGGCGCGCACGGCATTATGACGCTCAACGATTTCAAATCGGTGGTAGGCGACAAAATCCGCAAGGTTGCCTCGATTCCGGTGCAGCTTGGCGAAAAGAACGCGGCTATCCTCGCCTCGGCAGTCATGGACATTGCCCAGATCGCAGCCATCGCGATCCTTGTCGCCAAAGGCTCCACAATCCCGACCGCCATCGCAGTGACGTTGCTGATTGCCCAGCTCCCGATGCAGAAAATTCTCATCGACCATCCCGCAGAAAAAGCGGTGTGGTACAACGCTTTCGGCACGCTTCTTTACGTGCTCTCGATGATGGTCTGCGCGGTCGGCATAAGGCCGTAACCCGTAAGCTCTCGCTATTCATTCAGCTCGGCCTGATCTGACTGATCTGTCCGATTCTTTACCCCGCAGCATAAAAAGCGTTTCGTTTTCTCCTCATAATTGCTTATACTCCGTATCATTTTTAACGCCAATCGATCCTATCATGTCCAAAGTTTGCGTGCTGACCGGAAAAAGGCCGAAATACGGCAATAACGTTTCCCATGCCAATAACCACACCCGCACCCGTTTCGAACCGAACCTGCATACCAAGAGAATCTGGATCGAGGAAGAAAGACGCTGGGTCAAGGTTCGCCTGACTGCCAAGGCGATGAAGATCATGTCCAAGACCGGCACCGCCGAACTCGCGAAGCTTCTGAAGTAAGCGTCACCAGCAGTGAAAATCCCAAATTAATTGAGAAGGCTCATCAGCAGGTGAGCCTTTTTTATTATCGATGGAAAAAACGATCACGATCTACACCGACGGCGCGTGCAGCGGCAATCCGGGCAAGGGCGGCTGGGGTGCGCTGCTCATGTATGGCAGCAGCCGGAAGGAGATTTCAGGGTACGATCCGGCCACGACCAACAACCGCATGGAGCTGATGGCGGCCATCAAGGGGCTTGAGGCGCTCAAGGAGCCTTGTCGGGTGCAGCTCTATAGCGATTCAGCATATTTGGTCAACGCGATGAACGAAGGGTGGTTGAAACGCTGGGTAAAAAACGGCTGGAAAACCGCTGCGAAGAAGCCGGTGGAGAACATCGACCTCTGGCAGGAAATCCTGAAGTTGACTACATTACACCGCGTCACCTTTCACAAAGTCAAGGGCCACAGCGATAACCCGTACAACAGCCGGTGCGACGAGCTGGCCCGGCTTGCCATCAAGGAAAACTCCTAACCTGTCCCGACCTATGAGCGGCAACGAGTCCATGCCTGCAACGCCTCAAATGCAGGCACCCAAAAAGAAAGGCCCAAAGGTCATCGCCACGCTGTTTGTCATCTTCGTAATCATCGCCGCAGCTGGCTGGTTCTGGATCAACTGGGAAAAACCGCGCATCGCGCCCGAGCCGCTCTCGCCGGAACTCACGACGATCATCCAGAATATGCCAGGCATCTCCGACGCCATGATCTATGTCGGCCTGAAGGATATTCGCGAGAGCAAGTTCTGGAACGAAGTCGTGCCGGATTCGATCAAGAACAGCCCGCTCCTCAGTCTCGGAAAAAGAACCGACAGCCTGATGAAGGCTGGCAACATCAACCTCACGAACGATCTTGACACGCTGCTCGTCGGATTCCAGCGTTCGGGAAGAAAACAGCAGAACTATATCGGCATTGCCTGCGGTCCGGTCGCCCGCAAAGCGCAGGCCCCGTTCCTCAAATCAGCAAGTCTGCAAACCGCGGAGGTCGCCGGCCGGCAGGCGTATGAAATCGACAGCACGCTCTGGGTCAGCCCGATGGGCACGAACCGGCTGGCCATCGCCAGCAGCAGCAACATGCTGGAAAAATTCTTCAAGCCATCCGGCCATCTGTTCGAGCGCGATTCAACGACAGCTTCGCTGATCCGCAAAACCCCCTACAAATCGCATGTCTGGTTCGCCCTCGCCTCACCGCAGTGGACGGCAGGCGCGCTACAAAGTATCACCTCTCAGAATCGCGACGTCAAGTCGGTCGGCAATCTGAACCGTTTGCAGCAGATTTCAATGTCGGTGAAGTTTGACGATAATGGGCTCAAGGGGCAATCCGAGTGGGTTTACAAGGATCGCCAGGCAGCTTTCTTCGCGTCAACCTTCCTGTGGGGCGCTATCAAGCTGTCAAGCATCTCCGGCACGAGAACCTCGGAATCGACCAAGGAGCTGCTCAAACACCTCAAGGTGAGCCAGAACCTCGAATCGGTCATCGTCACGGCTGACCTGCCGGAGACCATTTTCAAGAAAAGCGGCAAAAAGGAGTGAGCACGTTACCGATGATCTGATGGATTACCGGTTTGCCGGAATCGCAGGAATCCGTCATGCAGAACCACCTCGACGCCCGCGCCAGCCGGAACGCTCCGGCCCGCCTGATTGTCGAGCAGTCCCGCAATTCTGTTCAAGACATTGCTGCCCACCGAAAGCCCCTGTAACTTCAAGGCCCGCTTCAGAATCTCTTTTCGCTCGAACATCGATAGTTGCCGCATCGTACCGACGTGCAGCTTGCCGCCTGCAAGGTCGAGGCCTGGATGCGCTTCGAGCAGGCGCGAGATGTGGAGATCGATGAACTCTTCGAGTTCGCCCGCATGTTCTGAAATGCGTTGCAGCGACGGCATGAGCTTGTGCGCAAAACGCTCCTCGATCACCGGAATCACACGATTGCGGATAAAATTACGGTCGTACTCGATTCCTTCGTTGGTGTGATCATCTCTCCAGACGACCCGTTTTTCTTCGAGATATGCTACGATCTCCCGTCGGGTAAAGGGCAAAAGAGGTCTGATGATTGCACCGTGCCGTACCCGAATTCCCCGCAGACCTGAAATCCCTGCGCCACGAAAGAGATTGAAAAGCACGGTCTCGGCATTGTCATCGCTGTGGTGC
The nucleotide sequence above comes from Chlorobaculum tepidum TLS. Encoded proteins:
- a CDS encoding ATP-binding protein, whose product is MSWNSIVGHEPQLRVLKTALGANRLAHAYLFTGPEGSGKESVAFELAKILNCRSSGNLSGEGSCGECESCRQTDLLMHPNIEYLFPVEAALLETIDPSKKENKKLTEARERYEALLDEKRKNPFFTPAMERSMGILTEQVVMLQQKASLAPRDGGKKVFIISQAERLHPTAANKLLKLLEEPPAHVVFILVSSRPESVLPTIRSRCQLLNFARPRPAEIEAWIARRAPQLDKTERHFIVSLSRGNLCSALELIEAETGEGAAPAVVGIRNKAIDYLRNILVPAKFHEAIGTCEELAKSSTRTEQLIFLDALLLFFQDVTRRSIDHAFPELNNPDIAANTDRFVKAFPNRDLYRASTAIEEAMRSINRNASVLLVMAGLTAELRGILQGKR
- the cutA gene encoding divalent-cation tolerance protein CutA; this encodes MSESKSGGYCMVITTAPSREEAEKLAQGILENCLAACVHLSDIRSFFFWDGEMQNDDEVSLFIKTTKKRYDALESYIQEYHPYDVPEIIQLPITGGSPEYLAWLDAMTGSSK
- a CDS encoding M24 family metallopeptidase, with translation MSQDLLHTYRSSLRAKIFRKMAAAGLDSLLVTDLATIRWLTGFSGSNAKLLFAGDSTSVLFTDFRYQEQVRQETSGIATVILKDPLPVELASGLFRLGDRMALQADHVTWHEQQQLSEKMGNREFTPVSSFFDEFREIKDIEELDRMRRAVALSETVLEAVIGMIGPGVTEIDIAAEITYRHRKLGAEKDSFDPIVAGGIRGAMPHAKPTAVAFEPGALIVIDMGCIVDGYASDQTRTVAFGKVSEEQRTVYRIVQEAQQLGIDAAKAGMAARDLDAEVRNFIAAAGYGEAFGHGLGHGVGVEVHEAPRVGTASTGTLREGTLFTIEPGIYLPGRFGVRIEDMVALGPNGAEPLQRFTKELIEL
- the trpD gene encoding anthranilate phosphoribosyltransferase, whose translation is MRQQEILQKLLEGHDLSRQEMETCMNSIMENRFTDAGTGAILALLQKKGATPAEVIGACASIVSKSTPVTLDQQAVDTCGTGGDHTGTFNISTAAAFIACGAGIPIAKHGNRSITSKCGSADVLEALGYQVDLPPCATEELFRETGFAFLFAPLYHPSMKAVAAIRKELGIKTIFNMLGPIINPAGVRRQLIGVFDPSVMDIYAEVLLLNGCEHAMLVHGSTGNSMGLDEPSVCGPTSMIELHQGQIIRHTVEPEDFGLGRWDIGELAGGDSHVNAQIIREILDGSAPQAKIDAALFASAITCYVSGKASCIDEGMSLSKGSLETCEALDKMNLIIKTNQRLAQKCASATN
- the chlG gene encoding chlorophyll synthase ChlG, whose amino-acid sequence is MNGSDTLNPELQLNIDEKLHQSGISQSRQKIIRQALENVNRPGFRIEPSAILPLMKPVTWFPPMWAFACGVVSTGESVTDNISILVRGVILAGPLMCAMSQTMNDYFDREVDAINEPERPIPSGKISKQASWLITFGLILTGFAVALSIHPYVMAIAFVGVLMSHAYSGPPIRAKRNGWFGNLIVGLAYEGVAWLTGSFAITQGVPSKESIALAIIFSLGAHGIMTLNDFKSVVGDKIRKVASIPVQLGEKNAAILASAVMDIAQIAAIAILVAKGSTIPTAIAVTLLIAQLPMQKILIDHPAEKAVWYNAFGTLLYVLSMMVCAVGIRP
- the rpmB gene encoding 50S ribosomal protein L28, with the protein product MSKVCVLTGKRPKYGNNVSHANNHTRTRFEPNLHTKRIWIEEERRWVKVRLTAKAMKIMSKTGTAELAKLLK
- the rnhA gene encoding ribonuclease HI; this translates as MEKTITIYTDGACSGNPGKGGWGALLMYGSSRKEISGYDPATTNNRMELMAAIKGLEALKEPCRVQLYSDSAYLVNAMNEGWLKRWVKNGWKTAAKKPVENIDLWQEILKLTTLHRVTFHKVKGHSDNPYNSRCDELARLAIKENS
- the tilS gene encoding tRNA lysidine(34) synthetase TilS — its product is MNKTEKKFLENMHRQKLVANGDAVLLAVSGGPDSMALLHLFASVASVLHCRLGVAHCNFMLRGDASDADESFVRDACAELGIDFHVRRFDTASVSSAWKKSIEETARLLRYDFFGELCREASYTRIATGHHSDDNAETVLFNLFRGAGISGLRGIRVRHGAIIRPLLPFTRREIVAYLEEKRVVWRDDHTNEGIEYDRNFIRNRVIPVIEERFAHKLMPSLQRISEHAGELEEFIDLHISRLLEAHPGLDLAGGKLHVGTMRQLSMFERKEILKRALKLQGLSVGSNVLNRIAGLLDNQAGRSVPAGAGVEVVLHDGFLRFRQTGNPSDHR